The following proteins are co-located in the Panthera tigris isolate Pti1 chromosome F2, P.tigris_Pti1_mat1.1, whole genome shotgun sequence genome:
- the LRRC24 gene encoding leucine-rich repeat-containing protein 24 isoform X3, translating into MLAFSCGWWLPGSVLPMFPINIHQKLDTGCGPPSMFFAGSQVLGAGLPTCVSGGTSHPGWTVRRPARRLQLRGPRPVPREMAPGAPTLLLLWLLWFPGFPPRAAGCPAACRCYSATVECGALRLRVVPPGIPPGTQTLFLQDNSIARLEPGVLAPLAALRRLYLHNNSLRALEPGVFRAQSRLLELALTGNRLRGLRVGAFAGLAQLRALYLAGNQLVQLLDFTFLHLPRLQELHLQENSIELLEDQALAGLSSLALLDLSRNQLGTISREALQPLASLQVLRLTENPWRCDCALHWLGAWIKEGGQRLLSSRDKNIMCAEPPRLALQSLLDISGSSLICIPPSVHVEPLEVTANLGEDLRVACQASGYPQPLVTWRKVAQPREGQPRAQIQPEGGAPRPGGPGASDTGSGMLFLTNITLAHAGKYECEASNAGGAARVPFQLLVNLSQQQQLQLAPPPPPAAGPVSHEPLQEAGSMAFRALGLATQTAIAGAIALLTLTALLLATMICRRRRKRKKAPGLPGEGALFVNDYSDGPCTFAQLEELRDERGHEMFVIDRSKPLFAEGPTEAADGAATGPAQGLPLQPPAAYEIHC; encoded by the exons ATGCTTGCATTTTCCTGTGGCTGGTGGCTCCCAGGATCAGTTCTACCCATGTTTCCCATCAACATACATCAG AAATTAGACACAGGGTGTGGGCCTCCATCCATGTTCTTCGCTGGCTCTCAAGTGTTAGGGGCAGGCCTGCCAACCTGTGTTTCAGGAGGCACATCACATCCAGGGTGGACTGTAAGGAGGCCCGCCAGGAGGTTGCAGCTTCGTGGTCCGCGGCCGGTCCCGCGGGAGATGGCCCCGGGGGCGCCCACATtgctgctgctgtggctgctgtgGTTCCCTGGCTTCCCGCCCCGCGCTGCCGGCTGCCCAGCCGCCTGCCGCTGCTACAGCGCCACGGTGGAGTGCGGCGCCCTGCGGCTTCGCGTCGTCCCGCCCGGAATCCCACCCGGGACGCAG ACGCTGTTCCTGCAGGACAACAGCATCGCGCGCCTGGAACCGGGCGTACTGGCGCCTCTCGCCGCCCTGCGCCGTCTCTACCTGCACAATAACAGCCTGCGCGCCCTGGAGCCAGGCGTCTTCCGCGCGCAGTCACGCCTGCTAGAGCTAGCGCTCACCGGCAACCGGCTACGCGGCTTGCGAGTTGGCGCTTTCGCGGGCCTGGCCCAGCTGCGTGCACTCTACCTGGCTGGTAACCAGCTAGTGCAGCTGCTGGATTTCACCTTCCTGCACCTACCG CGACTGCAGGAGCTGCACCTGCAGGAAAACAGCATTGAGCTGCTGGAGGACCAGGCCCTGGCTGGGCTTTCCTCACTAGCATTGCTGGACCTCAGCAGGAACCAACTGGGCACCATCAGTCGTGAGGCCCTACAGCCCCTGGCCAGCCTGCAGGTCCTGCGCCTCACAG AGAACCCATGGCGCTGTGACTGTGCCCTGCACTGGCTGGGAGCATGGATCAAGGAAGGGGGCCAGCGGCTGCTCAGCTCCAGGGACAAGAACATCATGTGTGCAGAGCCCCCGCGCCTGGCACTTCAAAGTCTCCTGGACATATCTGGCAGTAGCCTCATCTGCATCCCGCCCTCTGTACACGTGGAGCCGCTGGAGGTGACGGCCAACCTGGGTGAGGACCTGCGCGTTGCCTGCCAGGCTTCCGGCTACCCGCAGCCCCTGGTGACCTGGAGAAAGGTGGCCCAGCCTCGTGAAGGGCAGCCACGGGCCCAGATCCAGCCAGAAGGCGGGGCACCGCGCCCCGGCGGGCCCGGCGCCTCTGACACGGGCAGCGGCATGCTCTTCCTCACCAACATCACCCTGGCCCACGCTGGAAAGTACGAGTGCGAGGCCTCCAACGCCGGCGGCGCCGCCCGCGTGCCCTTCCAGCTCCTGGTCAACCTgtcccagcagcagcagctgcagctgGCGCCCCCGCCGCCTCCGGCCGCCGGCCCCGTCAGCCACGAGCCCCTGCAAGAGGCCGGCAGCATGGCCTTCCGCGCCCTGGGCCTGGCCACCCAGACGGCCATCGCGGGCGCCATCGCGCTCCTTACGCTCACGGCGCTGCTGCTGGCGACCATGATCTGCCGCCGGCGGCGCAAGAGAAAAAAGGCGCCGGGACTGCCGGGGGAGGGCGCGCTGTTCGTCAACGACTATTCGGACGGGCCCTGCACCTTCGCGCAGCTCGAGGAGCTCCGCGACGAGCGAGGCCACGAGATGTTCGTCATCGACCGTTCCAAGCCACTCTTCGCCGAGGGCCCGACGGAGGCTGCCGATGGCGCAGCAACCGGGCCGGCGCAGGGCCTCCCGCTGCAGCCACCGGCAGCCTACGAGATCCACTGCTGA
- the LRRC24 gene encoding leucine-rich repeat-containing protein 24 isoform X1 — protein sequence MRVRGRGAPRPRGARRCPRCCRGFEREEGRGRGPFYSPPLPIPQHLGPGASFGSALAYRGRPRRRGWRRRGSSTRARAASAPPPPCTARWAWAPRAQRGSRAAGASGGTSHPGWTVRRPARRLQLRGPRPVPREMAPGAPTLLLLWLLWFPGFPPRAAGCPAACRCYSATVECGALRLRVVPPGIPPGTQTLFLQDNSIARLEPGVLAPLAALRRLYLHNNSLRALEPGVFRAQSRLLELALTGNRLRGLRVGAFAGLAQLRALYLAGNQLVQLLDFTFLHLPRLQELHLQENSIELLEDQALAGLSSLALLDLSRNQLGTISREALQPLASLQVLRLTENPWRCDCALHWLGAWIKEGGQRLLSSRDKNIMCAEPPRLALQSLLDISGSSLICIPPSVHVEPLEVTANLGEDLRVACQASGYPQPLVTWRKVAQPREGQPRAQIQPEGGAPRPGGPGASDTGSGMLFLTNITLAHAGKYECEASNAGGAARVPFQLLVNLSQQQQLQLAPPPPPAAGPVSHEPLQEAGSMAFRALGLATQTAIAGAIALLTLTALLLATMICRRRRKRKKAPGLPGEGALFVNDYSDGPCTFAQLEELRDERGHEMFVIDRSKPLFAEGPTEAADGAATGPAQGLPLQPPAAYEIHC from the exons cctccccatcccccaacacCTCGGGCCTGGGGCGTCCTTTGGTTCGGCCCTCGCCTACAGGGGCAGGCCCCGGCGGCGCGGCTGGAGGCGCAGGGGCTCCAGTACGCGTGCGCGAGCGGcgtccgcccctcccccgccctgcaCTGCTCGGTGGGCCTGGGCGCCTCGGGCTCAGCGGGGGAGCCGCGCCGCGGGAGCGTCAG GAGGCACATCACATCCAGGGTGGACTGTAAGGAGGCCCGCCAGGAGGTTGCAGCTTCGTGGTCCGCGGCCGGTCCCGCGGGAGATGGCCCCGGGGGCGCCCACATtgctgctgctgtggctgctgtgGTTCCCTGGCTTCCCGCCCCGCGCTGCCGGCTGCCCAGCCGCCTGCCGCTGCTACAGCGCCACGGTGGAGTGCGGCGCCCTGCGGCTTCGCGTCGTCCCGCCCGGAATCCCACCCGGGACGCAG ACGCTGTTCCTGCAGGACAACAGCATCGCGCGCCTGGAACCGGGCGTACTGGCGCCTCTCGCCGCCCTGCGCCGTCTCTACCTGCACAATAACAGCCTGCGCGCCCTGGAGCCAGGCGTCTTCCGCGCGCAGTCACGCCTGCTAGAGCTAGCGCTCACCGGCAACCGGCTACGCGGCTTGCGAGTTGGCGCTTTCGCGGGCCTGGCCCAGCTGCGTGCACTCTACCTGGCTGGTAACCAGCTAGTGCAGCTGCTGGATTTCACCTTCCTGCACCTACCG CGACTGCAGGAGCTGCACCTGCAGGAAAACAGCATTGAGCTGCTGGAGGACCAGGCCCTGGCTGGGCTTTCCTCACTAGCATTGCTGGACCTCAGCAGGAACCAACTGGGCACCATCAGTCGTGAGGCCCTACAGCCCCTGGCCAGCCTGCAGGTCCTGCGCCTCACAG AGAACCCATGGCGCTGTGACTGTGCCCTGCACTGGCTGGGAGCATGGATCAAGGAAGGGGGCCAGCGGCTGCTCAGCTCCAGGGACAAGAACATCATGTGTGCAGAGCCCCCGCGCCTGGCACTTCAAAGTCTCCTGGACATATCTGGCAGTAGCCTCATCTGCATCCCGCCCTCTGTACACGTGGAGCCGCTGGAGGTGACGGCCAACCTGGGTGAGGACCTGCGCGTTGCCTGCCAGGCTTCCGGCTACCCGCAGCCCCTGGTGACCTGGAGAAAGGTGGCCCAGCCTCGTGAAGGGCAGCCACGGGCCCAGATCCAGCCAGAAGGCGGGGCACCGCGCCCCGGCGGGCCCGGCGCCTCTGACACGGGCAGCGGCATGCTCTTCCTCACCAACATCACCCTGGCCCACGCTGGAAAGTACGAGTGCGAGGCCTCCAACGCCGGCGGCGCCGCCCGCGTGCCCTTCCAGCTCCTGGTCAACCTgtcccagcagcagcagctgcagctgGCGCCCCCGCCGCCTCCGGCCGCCGGCCCCGTCAGCCACGAGCCCCTGCAAGAGGCCGGCAGCATGGCCTTCCGCGCCCTGGGCCTGGCCACCCAGACGGCCATCGCGGGCGCCATCGCGCTCCTTACGCTCACGGCGCTGCTGCTGGCGACCATGATCTGCCGCCGGCGGCGCAAGAGAAAAAAGGCGCCGGGACTGCCGGGGGAGGGCGCGCTGTTCGTCAACGACTATTCGGACGGGCCCTGCACCTTCGCGCAGCTCGAGGAGCTCCGCGACGAGCGAGGCCACGAGATGTTCGTCATCGACCGTTCCAAGCCACTCTTCGCCGAGGGCCCGACGGAGGCTGCCGATGGCGCAGCAACCGGGCCGGCGCAGGGCCTCCCGCTGCAGCCACCGGCAGCCTACGAGATCCACTGCTGA
- the LRRC24 gene encoding leucine-rich repeat-containing protein 24 isoform X2: MRVRGRGAPRPRGARRCPRCCRGFEREEGRGRGPFYSPPLPIPQHLGPGASFGSALAYRGRPRRRGWRRRGSSTRARAASAPPPPCTARWAWAPRAQRGSRAAGASGWTVRRPARRLQLRGPRPVPREMAPGAPTLLLLWLLWFPGFPPRAAGCPAACRCYSATVECGALRLRVVPPGIPPGTQTLFLQDNSIARLEPGVLAPLAALRRLYLHNNSLRALEPGVFRAQSRLLELALTGNRLRGLRVGAFAGLAQLRALYLAGNQLVQLLDFTFLHLPRLQELHLQENSIELLEDQALAGLSSLALLDLSRNQLGTISREALQPLASLQVLRLTENPWRCDCALHWLGAWIKEGGQRLLSSRDKNIMCAEPPRLALQSLLDISGSSLICIPPSVHVEPLEVTANLGEDLRVACQASGYPQPLVTWRKVAQPREGQPRAQIQPEGGAPRPGGPGASDTGSGMLFLTNITLAHAGKYECEASNAGGAARVPFQLLVNLSQQQQLQLAPPPPPAAGPVSHEPLQEAGSMAFRALGLATQTAIAGAIALLTLTALLLATMICRRRRKRKKAPGLPGEGALFVNDYSDGPCTFAQLEELRDERGHEMFVIDRSKPLFAEGPTEAADGAATGPAQGLPLQPPAAYEIHC; this comes from the exons cctccccatcccccaacacCTCGGGCCTGGGGCGTCCTTTGGTTCGGCCCTCGCCTACAGGGGCAGGCCCCGGCGGCGCGGCTGGAGGCGCAGGGGCTCCAGTACGCGTGCGCGAGCGGcgtccgcccctcccccgccctgcaCTGCTCGGTGGGCCTGGGCGCCTCGGGCTCAGCGGGGGAGCCGCGCCGCGGGAGCGTCAG GGTGGACTGTAAGGAGGCCCGCCAGGAGGTTGCAGCTTCGTGGTCCGCGGCCGGTCCCGCGGGAGATGGCCCCGGGGGCGCCCACATtgctgctgctgtggctgctgtgGTTCCCTGGCTTCCCGCCCCGCGCTGCCGGCTGCCCAGCCGCCTGCCGCTGCTACAGCGCCACGGTGGAGTGCGGCGCCCTGCGGCTTCGCGTCGTCCCGCCCGGAATCCCACCCGGGACGCAG ACGCTGTTCCTGCAGGACAACAGCATCGCGCGCCTGGAACCGGGCGTACTGGCGCCTCTCGCCGCCCTGCGCCGTCTCTACCTGCACAATAACAGCCTGCGCGCCCTGGAGCCAGGCGTCTTCCGCGCGCAGTCACGCCTGCTAGAGCTAGCGCTCACCGGCAACCGGCTACGCGGCTTGCGAGTTGGCGCTTTCGCGGGCCTGGCCCAGCTGCGTGCACTCTACCTGGCTGGTAACCAGCTAGTGCAGCTGCTGGATTTCACCTTCCTGCACCTACCG CGACTGCAGGAGCTGCACCTGCAGGAAAACAGCATTGAGCTGCTGGAGGACCAGGCCCTGGCTGGGCTTTCCTCACTAGCATTGCTGGACCTCAGCAGGAACCAACTGGGCACCATCAGTCGTGAGGCCCTACAGCCCCTGGCCAGCCTGCAGGTCCTGCGCCTCACAG AGAACCCATGGCGCTGTGACTGTGCCCTGCACTGGCTGGGAGCATGGATCAAGGAAGGGGGCCAGCGGCTGCTCAGCTCCAGGGACAAGAACATCATGTGTGCAGAGCCCCCGCGCCTGGCACTTCAAAGTCTCCTGGACATATCTGGCAGTAGCCTCATCTGCATCCCGCCCTCTGTACACGTGGAGCCGCTGGAGGTGACGGCCAACCTGGGTGAGGACCTGCGCGTTGCCTGCCAGGCTTCCGGCTACCCGCAGCCCCTGGTGACCTGGAGAAAGGTGGCCCAGCCTCGTGAAGGGCAGCCACGGGCCCAGATCCAGCCAGAAGGCGGGGCACCGCGCCCCGGCGGGCCCGGCGCCTCTGACACGGGCAGCGGCATGCTCTTCCTCACCAACATCACCCTGGCCCACGCTGGAAAGTACGAGTGCGAGGCCTCCAACGCCGGCGGCGCCGCCCGCGTGCCCTTCCAGCTCCTGGTCAACCTgtcccagcagcagcagctgcagctgGCGCCCCCGCCGCCTCCGGCCGCCGGCCCCGTCAGCCACGAGCCCCTGCAAGAGGCCGGCAGCATGGCCTTCCGCGCCCTGGGCCTGGCCACCCAGACGGCCATCGCGGGCGCCATCGCGCTCCTTACGCTCACGGCGCTGCTGCTGGCGACCATGATCTGCCGCCGGCGGCGCAAGAGAAAAAAGGCGCCGGGACTGCCGGGGGAGGGCGCGCTGTTCGTCAACGACTATTCGGACGGGCCCTGCACCTTCGCGCAGCTCGAGGAGCTCCGCGACGAGCGAGGCCACGAGATGTTCGTCATCGACCGTTCCAAGCCACTCTTCGCCGAGGGCCCGACGGAGGCTGCCGATGGCGCAGCAACCGGGCCGGCGCAGGGCCTCCCGCTGCAGCCACCGGCAGCCTACGAGATCCACTGCTGA
- the LRRC24 gene encoding leucine-rich repeat-containing protein 24 isoform X4 encodes MFFAGSQVLGAGLPTCVSGGTSHPGWTVRRPARRLQLRGPRPVPREMAPGAPTLLLLWLLWFPGFPPRAAGCPAACRCYSATVECGALRLRVVPPGIPPGTQTLFLQDNSIARLEPGVLAPLAALRRLYLHNNSLRALEPGVFRAQSRLLELALTGNRLRGLRVGAFAGLAQLRALYLAGNQLVQLLDFTFLHLPRLQELHLQENSIELLEDQALAGLSSLALLDLSRNQLGTISREALQPLASLQVLRLTENPWRCDCALHWLGAWIKEGGQRLLSSRDKNIMCAEPPRLALQSLLDISGSSLICIPPSVHVEPLEVTANLGEDLRVACQASGYPQPLVTWRKVAQPREGQPRAQIQPEGGAPRPGGPGASDTGSGMLFLTNITLAHAGKYECEASNAGGAARVPFQLLVNLSQQQQLQLAPPPPPAAGPVSHEPLQEAGSMAFRALGLATQTAIAGAIALLTLTALLLATMICRRRRKRKKAPGLPGEGALFVNDYSDGPCTFAQLEELRDERGHEMFVIDRSKPLFAEGPTEAADGAATGPAQGLPLQPPAAYEIHC; translated from the exons ATGTTCTTCGCTGGCTCTCAAGTGTTAGGGGCAGGCCTGCCAACCTGTGTTTCAGGAGGCACATCACATCCAGGGTGGACTGTAAGGAGGCCCGCCAGGAGGTTGCAGCTTCGTGGTCCGCGGCCGGTCCCGCGGGAGATGGCCCCGGGGGCGCCCACATtgctgctgctgtggctgctgtgGTTCCCTGGCTTCCCGCCCCGCGCTGCCGGCTGCCCAGCCGCCTGCCGCTGCTACAGCGCCACGGTGGAGTGCGGCGCCCTGCGGCTTCGCGTCGTCCCGCCCGGAATCCCACCCGGGACGCAG ACGCTGTTCCTGCAGGACAACAGCATCGCGCGCCTGGAACCGGGCGTACTGGCGCCTCTCGCCGCCCTGCGCCGTCTCTACCTGCACAATAACAGCCTGCGCGCCCTGGAGCCAGGCGTCTTCCGCGCGCAGTCACGCCTGCTAGAGCTAGCGCTCACCGGCAACCGGCTACGCGGCTTGCGAGTTGGCGCTTTCGCGGGCCTGGCCCAGCTGCGTGCACTCTACCTGGCTGGTAACCAGCTAGTGCAGCTGCTGGATTTCACCTTCCTGCACCTACCG CGACTGCAGGAGCTGCACCTGCAGGAAAACAGCATTGAGCTGCTGGAGGACCAGGCCCTGGCTGGGCTTTCCTCACTAGCATTGCTGGACCTCAGCAGGAACCAACTGGGCACCATCAGTCGTGAGGCCCTACAGCCCCTGGCCAGCCTGCAGGTCCTGCGCCTCACAG AGAACCCATGGCGCTGTGACTGTGCCCTGCACTGGCTGGGAGCATGGATCAAGGAAGGGGGCCAGCGGCTGCTCAGCTCCAGGGACAAGAACATCATGTGTGCAGAGCCCCCGCGCCTGGCACTTCAAAGTCTCCTGGACATATCTGGCAGTAGCCTCATCTGCATCCCGCCCTCTGTACACGTGGAGCCGCTGGAGGTGACGGCCAACCTGGGTGAGGACCTGCGCGTTGCCTGCCAGGCTTCCGGCTACCCGCAGCCCCTGGTGACCTGGAGAAAGGTGGCCCAGCCTCGTGAAGGGCAGCCACGGGCCCAGATCCAGCCAGAAGGCGGGGCACCGCGCCCCGGCGGGCCCGGCGCCTCTGACACGGGCAGCGGCATGCTCTTCCTCACCAACATCACCCTGGCCCACGCTGGAAAGTACGAGTGCGAGGCCTCCAACGCCGGCGGCGCCGCCCGCGTGCCCTTCCAGCTCCTGGTCAACCTgtcccagcagcagcagctgcagctgGCGCCCCCGCCGCCTCCGGCCGCCGGCCCCGTCAGCCACGAGCCCCTGCAAGAGGCCGGCAGCATGGCCTTCCGCGCCCTGGGCCTGGCCACCCAGACGGCCATCGCGGGCGCCATCGCGCTCCTTACGCTCACGGCGCTGCTGCTGGCGACCATGATCTGCCGCCGGCGGCGCAAGAGAAAAAAGGCGCCGGGACTGCCGGGGGAGGGCGCGCTGTTCGTCAACGACTATTCGGACGGGCCCTGCACCTTCGCGCAGCTCGAGGAGCTCCGCGACGAGCGAGGCCACGAGATGTTCGTCATCGACCGTTCCAAGCCACTCTTCGCCGAGGGCCCGACGGAGGCTGCCGATGGCGCAGCAACCGGGCCGGCGCAGGGCCTCCCGCTGCAGCCACCGGCAGCCTACGAGATCCACTGCTGA